The Streptomyces laurentii genome contains a region encoding:
- a CDS encoding response regulator (COG: COG0745; Pfam: PF00072,PF00486; InterPro: IPR001789;~DNA binding site [nucleotide binding];~Effector domain of response regulator. Bacteria and certain eukaryotes like protozoa and higher plants use two-component signal transduction systems to detect and respond to changes in the environment. The system consists of a sensor histidine kinase and...; cd00383;~Response regulators consisting of a CheY-like receiver domain and a winged-helix DNA-binding domain [Signal transduction mechanisms / Transcription]; COG0745;~Signal receiver domain; originally thought to be unique to bacteria (CheY, OmpR, NtrC, and PhoB), now recently identified in eukaroytes ETR1 Arabidopsis thaliana; this domain receives the signal from the sensor partner in a two-component systems; cd00156;~dimerization interface [polypeptide binding];~identified by MetaGeneAnnotator; putative;~intermolecular recognition site;~phosphorylation site [posttranslational modification];~response regulator [Mobiluncus curtisii ATCC43063]): MTRVLLAEDDASISEPLARALRREGYEVEVREDGPTALDAGLRGGVDLVVLDLGLPGMDGLEVARRLRAEGHTVPILVLTARADEVDTVVGLDAGADDYVTKPFRLAELLARVRALLRRGATEPAAAPTTHGVRIDVESHRAWMGDEELQLTAKEFDLLRVLVRDAGRVVTRDQLMREVWDTTWWSSTKTLDMHISWLRKKLGDDAANPRYIATVRGVGFRFEKN; this comes from the coding sequence ATGACCCGTGTACTGCTCGCCGAGGACGACGCCTCCATTTCGGAACCGCTGGCCCGCGCCCTTCGGCGCGAGGGATACGAGGTCGAAGTGCGGGAGGACGGCCCCACCGCCCTCGACGCCGGACTGCGGGGCGGGGTCGACCTGGTCGTGCTCGACCTCGGGCTGCCCGGCATGGACGGCCTGGAGGTGGCCCGCCGGCTGCGCGCCGAGGGGCACACCGTGCCGATCCTGGTGCTCACCGCCCGCGCCGACGAGGTCGACACCGTGGTGGGCCTCGACGCCGGCGCCGACGACTACGTGACGAAGCCCTTCCGGCTCGCCGAGCTCCTCGCCCGCGTCCGGGCCCTGCTCCGCCGCGGCGCCACCGAGCCGGCCGCCGCGCCGACCACCCACGGCGTACGGATCGACGTCGAGTCGCACCGCGCCTGGATGGGCGACGAGGAGCTGCAGCTCACCGCCAAGGAGTTCGACCTGCTGCGCGTCCTGGTCCGCGACGCGGGCCGGGTGGTCACCCGCGACCAGCTGATGCGCGAGGTCTGGGACACCACGTGGTGGTCCTCCACCAAGACCCTCGACATGCACATCTCCTGGCTCCGCAAGAAGCTCGGCGACGACGCGGCCAACCCGCGCTACATCGCCACGGTGCGGGGCGTCGGCTTCCGCTTCGAGAAGAACTAG
- a CDS encoding di-or tripeptide transporter (Di-or tripeptide transporter [Streptomyces venezuelae ATCC10712];~POT family; cl17359;~amino acid/peptide transporter (Peptide:H+ symporter), bacterial; TIGR00924;~identified by MetaGeneAnnotator; putative) produces the protein MASSLTKASTGTPGSEKTFFGHPRGLATLFMTEMWERFSYYGMRALLVLYLVSGGAEAATGSQGGGLAMTAATATAIYSVYVSMVYLMAMPGGWFGDRVWGARKTVAIAGFVIMAGHGSLALPGQAAFFAGLALVAIGSGLLKANISTMVGHLYDGPDDPRRDGGFTLFYIGINLGAFIAPFIVGTVGEKVNWHLGFLLAAAGMGIGLVQFLFGTKHLSAQSSVVPNPLAPAERKSLLVKAALVVVVAAVFYGVVIGMGMYTLNWALVPITLAGLIIPVAVLVRIKRDKDLDKTEQSKMTGYIWFFVAAAVFWMIYDQGGSTLSLFADGKTSGTVFGLGFPATWYQSLNPLFVMSLAPVFAWLWLWLARKNQEPNTIVKFSMGLVLVGASFFIFIVPMNMASDGTKVTPLWLVSIYMIQTIGELCLSPVGLSVTTKMAPKKYASQMMGVWFLAVTAGDCTTGLLSLAGVSLNGIGIIAMQASLAVVAGIAIYMYRNKVQTLMGDVH, from the coding sequence ATGGCGTCCAGCCTGACGAAGGCTTCCACCGGAACCCCTGGTTCCGAGAAGACCTTCTTCGGCCACCCTCGCGGCCTGGCCACTCTCTTCATGACCGAGATGTGGGAGCGCTTCTCCTACTACGGCATGCGGGCCCTTCTCGTCCTGTACCTGGTCTCCGGTGGCGCCGAGGCCGCCACGGGCAGCCAGGGCGGCGGACTCGCCATGACGGCCGCCACGGCCACGGCGATCTACTCCGTGTACGTGTCGATGGTCTACCTGATGGCCATGCCCGGTGGCTGGTTCGGCGACCGTGTCTGGGGCGCCCGCAAGACGGTCGCCATCGCCGGTTTCGTCATCATGGCGGGCCACGGCTCCCTTGCCCTGCCGGGTCAGGCCGCGTTCTTCGCCGGTCTCGCGCTGGTCGCCATCGGTTCCGGTCTGCTCAAGGCCAACATCTCGACGATGGTCGGCCACCTCTACGACGGCCCGGACGACCCGCGCCGTGACGGTGGCTTCACGCTCTTCTACATCGGCATCAACCTGGGTGCCTTCATCGCGCCGTTCATCGTCGGCACCGTCGGCGAGAAGGTCAACTGGCACCTCGGCTTCCTCCTCGCCGCGGCCGGCATGGGCATCGGCCTGGTGCAGTTCCTCTTCGGCACCAAGCACCTCAGCGCGCAGAGCAGCGTCGTCCCGAACCCGCTCGCCCCGGCCGAGCGCAAGAGCCTCCTGGTCAAGGCCGCCCTGGTCGTGGTCGTCGCCGCCGTCTTCTACGGCGTCGTCATCGGCATGGGCATGTACACCCTGAACTGGGCGCTCGTCCCGATCACCCTCGCCGGTCTGATCATCCCGGTCGCCGTCCTCGTCCGCATCAAGCGCGACAAGGACCTCGACAAGACCGAGCAGTCGAAGATGACCGGTTACATCTGGTTCTTCGTCGCCGCCGCCGTCTTCTGGATGATCTACGACCAGGGTGGCTCGACCCTGTCGCTGTTCGCCGACGGCAAGACCTCCGGCACCGTCTTCGGCCTGGGCTTCCCGGCCACCTGGTACCAGTCGCTGAACCCGCTGTTCGTGATGAGCCTCGCGCCGGTCTTCGCCTGGCTGTGGCTGTGGCTGGCCCGCAAGAACCAGGAACCGAACACCATCGTGAAGTTCTCGATGGGTCTGGTCCTGGTCGGCGCCTCCTTCTTCATCTTCATCGTCCCGATGAACATGGCGAGCGACGGCACCAAGGTCACCCCGCTCTGGCTGGTCTCGATCTACATGATCCAGACCATCGGTGAGCTGTGCCTCTCCCCGGTCGGCCTCTCCGTCACCACGAAGATGGCGCCGAAGAAGTACGCCTCCCAGATGATGGGTGTCTGGTTCCTCGCCGTCACCGCCGGTGACTGCACCACGGGTCTGCTCTCGCTGGCCGGTGTGAGCCTGAACGGCATCGGGATCATCGCCATGCAGGCGTCGCTGGCCGTCGTGGCCGGTATCGCGATCTACATGTACCGCAACAAGGTCCAGACGCTGATGGGCGACGTGCACTGA
- a CDS encoding hypothetical protein (identified by MetaGeneAnnotator; putative;~sequence version:1) — MLGGAGILLAAGPAAAAEVSYRTECIPPAISGLPPVQGTTTVRLTAPAEAKVGDEVEVVWKTVAAASKNPDFLDLGKDTVQPSGVVKLGGAASGTLTMTGPRQNPPIPKSSPMILSDMKGTLKLTAPGEITLTPDAYTVNVMSTDTKCAPKETVAAGATIKVTAGGGGTTASGGTTSGGGTTSGGGTAASGGSASGGSATGGSSGSSGTTGTTSSTGGTSGTGGSSSGSSGSSGTASSTGGSGTSGGGSTGGSGGRTDFPGKEVAVNFACQAPGPSSISSKVTIGAKKNGGSYALTVKTAKGVMNSPAALPKDALKPSMDIRLGGADSGSVKVTGPGNPAPLEAGKPVDLTDMTGTYTPGATGKTTLTPGKLTISVSLGGTPIVIPCEVKGSAQASLTLDTEKQAGGASGGSGTSGGSGTTGGGSGGGLAETGAADHGTLRALALVAGTVILLGGAVFTFTPWARLRR; from the coding sequence ATGCTCGGCGGCGCGGGGATCCTGCTGGCCGCCGGGCCCGCCGCCGCGGCGGAGGTCTCGTATCGGACGGAGTGCATCCCGCCCGCCATCTCCGGCCTGCCACCCGTGCAGGGCACGACGACGGTGCGGCTCACCGCGCCCGCGGAGGCCAAGGTCGGCGACGAGGTGGAGGTGGTGTGGAAGACGGTCGCCGCCGCCTCCAAGAACCCCGACTTCCTCGACCTGGGGAAGGACACCGTCCAGCCCAGCGGGGTGGTCAAGCTCGGCGGCGCGGCGAGCGGCACGCTGACGATGACCGGCCCCCGGCAGAACCCGCCCATCCCGAAGAGCAGCCCGATGATCCTCTCCGACATGAAGGGCACGCTGAAGCTGACGGCGCCGGGCGAGATCACGCTGACGCCCGACGCGTACACCGTCAACGTCATGTCGACCGACACGAAGTGCGCGCCGAAGGAGACCGTCGCCGCCGGCGCCACGATCAAGGTGACGGCCGGCGGGGGCGGTACGACGGCCTCGGGCGGTACGACGAGCGGCGGGGGGACGACGTCCGGGGGCGGTACGGCGGCCTCCGGCGGGTCTGCCTCCGGCGGGTCTGCCACCGGCGGGTCCTCCGGCTCGTCCGGCACCACGGGCACCACGTCGAGCACGGGCGGCACCAGCGGCACGGGCGGCTCGTCCAGTGGCTCCTCCGGCTCGTCCGGCACCGCGTCGAGCACCGGCGGCTCAGGCACCTCGGGCGGCGGCAGCACCGGCGGCTCCGGCGGCCGGACCGACTTCCCCGGCAAGGAAGTCGCGGTGAACTTCGCCTGCCAGGCCCCCGGCCCCTCCTCCATCTCCTCCAAGGTGACGATCGGCGCCAAGAAGAACGGCGGCTCCTACGCCCTCACCGTCAAGACCGCCAAGGGCGTCATGAACAGCCCCGCCGCCCTCCCCAAGGACGCCCTCAAGCCCTCCATGGACATCCGTCTCGGGGGCGCCGACTCCGGTTCGGTGAAGGTCACCGGGCCCGGCAACCCGGCCCCGCTGGAGGCGGGCAAGCCGGTCGACCTGACCGACATGACCGGGACGTACACGCCCGGCGCGACCGGCAAGACCACCCTGACGCCCGGGAAGCTCACCATCAGCGTCTCGCTCGGCGGCACGCCGATCGTGATCCCGTGCGAGGTCAAGGGCTCGGCCCAGGCGTCCCTGACCCTGGACACCGAGAAGCAGGCCGGAGGCGCCTCCGGCGGCTCGGGCACCTCCGGCGGCTCGGGCACCACCGGAGGAGGCAGCGGCGGCGGTCTCGCCGAGACCGGCGCCGCCGACCACGGCACCCTGCGCGCGCTCGCCCTCGTCGCCGGCACGGTGATCCTGCTCGGCGGCGCGGTGTTCACCTTCACCCCGTGGGCCCGGCTGCGCCGCTGA
- a CDS encoding hypothetical protein (identified by MetaGeneAnnotator; putative;~sequence version:1) encodes MTRPRTTVLTALLFALLAALTAGPSAAARAAEPPAVVLSQKEGGKGGTLTISGSGWQPGALLMLLICGQGEPGKGVIGGTNSCANTDGRAATVDARGAFSSRLPVAEPPKPCPCVVHVAVVTSPQGAAAGTDTVDVAFTVAGHPTAPLPAATGDGRLAVLTSARLEGSSGVLVWFGAPARREVVVTVGNLGQNAVKDPVFEVGSRHGVLSPQYEEQQWRGTIQPGRKALVKLPVELTAGAHGDYRVSVRYGGKVLVEQPWAVGRPWGVTLFWLLLALVVPAALFRIGMAVVDRVRPPDARAPARRRHPRRGGTPAPAPDPGPRPASADAPTAVLPWFTPDSAPSDNSPTTKGRS; translated from the coding sequence ATGACCCGCCCCCGTACGACCGTGCTCACGGCACTCCTGTTCGCCCTGCTCGCGGCGCTGACCGCCGGGCCGTCCGCCGCCGCCCGGGCCGCCGAGCCGCCCGCCGTCGTGCTCTCGCAGAAGGAGGGCGGCAAGGGCGGCACCCTCACCATCAGCGGCTCCGGCTGGCAGCCCGGCGCGCTGCTCATGCTGCTGATCTGCGGCCAGGGGGAGCCCGGCAAGGGGGTCATCGGCGGCACGAACTCCTGCGCCAACACCGACGGCCGGGCCGCCACCGTCGACGCCCGGGGCGCCTTCAGCTCCCGGCTGCCCGTCGCCGAACCGCCCAAGCCCTGCCCCTGCGTGGTTCACGTCGCCGTCGTCACCAGCCCCCAGGGCGCGGCCGCCGGGACGGACACGGTGGACGTCGCGTTCACCGTCGCCGGGCATCCGACCGCCCCGCTGCCCGCGGCCACCGGCGACGGCCGGCTCGCGGTGCTCACCTCCGCCCGGCTCGAAGGCTCCAGCGGCGTCCTCGTGTGGTTCGGCGCGCCCGCCCGCCGCGAGGTGGTCGTGACGGTCGGCAACCTCGGCCAGAACGCCGTCAAGGACCCCGTCTTCGAGGTCGGCAGCCGGCACGGGGTCCTCTCGCCGCAGTACGAGGAACAGCAGTGGCGCGGCACGATCCAGCCCGGCCGCAAGGCCCTCGTGAAACTGCCCGTCGAACTGACGGCGGGCGCCCACGGCGACTACCGGGTGTCCGTCCGGTACGGCGGGAAGGTGCTGGTCGAGCAGCCGTGGGCGGTCGGCCGGCCGTGGGGCGTCACGCTCTTCTGGCTGCTGCTCGCGCTCGTGGTCCCGGCCGCCCTGTTCCGTATCGGCATGGCGGTCGTCGACCGGGTCCGCCCGCCGGACGCCCGCGCCCCGGCCCGCCGCCGTCACCCCCGGCGCGGCGGGACCCCGGCCCCCGCCCCTGACCCCGGGCCGCGGCCGGCCTCGGCGGACGCGCCGACCGCCGTCCTGCCGTGGTTCACCCCCGACTCCGCACCGTCAGACAACAGCCCGACGACGAAGGGACGGTCGTGA
- a CDS encoding hypothetical protein (identified by MetaGeneAnnotator; putative;~sequence version:1) produces the protein MTAARALRAGRAARVVRAGVRAGLGALALPALLAAAPGPAPAIGPGPASGGGWSAAPAAGRPYVYLEGAAGSVLTDTLSVTNPTTAPLTVRLTGDAAPAPVTFAARTVTVPARTRADVPFTVTVGAGTPPGDHRGALRAEAAARTAAARTTVVPLHLRVSGPRLAALTVEDVRVDRSGTVRYTLVNRGTTTLAPRLAVRADGVLGTVLDRPERPLPLTLRPGERATRTEPWPDPPALDAVTVRLTAAAPGAPPATARAAASFASAPGIAAATAALLAGAGAVTYTAYALRRRKR, from the coding sequence ATGACGGCGGCACGGGCGCTGCGGGCGGGGCGGGCGGCACGGGTCGTACGAGCGGGGGTACGCGCCGGGCTCGGGGCCCTCGCGCTCCCCGCCCTCCTCGCCGCCGCCCCCGGCCCCGCGCCCGCGATCGGGCCCGGCCCCGCATCCGGCGGTGGCTGGAGCGCGGCGCCCGCCGCCGGCCGCCCGTACGTCTATCTGGAGGGCGCGGCCGGCAGCGTCCTCACGGACACGCTGTCCGTCACCAACCCCACCACCGCCCCGCTCACCGTCCGCCTCACCGGCGACGCCGCTCCGGCCCCGGTCACCTTCGCCGCCCGCACGGTGACCGTCCCCGCCCGGACCCGCGCGGACGTGCCGTTCACCGTCACCGTCGGCGCGGGCACCCCGCCCGGCGACCACCGCGGCGCGTTACGGGCCGAGGCCGCCGCCCGGACCGCCGCCGCCCGCACCACCGTCGTCCCGCTCCACCTGCGGGTCAGCGGCCCGCGGCTGGCCGCGCTCACCGTCGAGGACGTCCGCGTGGACCGCTCCGGCACCGTCCGCTACACCCTGGTCAACCGGGGCACGACCACCCTCGCACCGCGCCTCGCCGTCCGCGCCGACGGCGTCCTCGGCACCGTCCTCGACCGCCCCGAACGCCCGCTCCCGCTCACCCTGCGCCCCGGCGAGCGCGCCACCCGCACCGAACCGTGGCCCGACCCGCCCGCCCTCGACGCGGTCACCGTCCGGCTGACGGCCGCCGCTCCCGGCGCCCCGCCCGCGACCGCCCGCGCGGCCGCGTCCTTCGCCTCCGCGCCGGGGATCGCCGCCGCCACGGCCGCGCTCCTCGCGGGGGCGGGCGCGGTCACGTACACGGCGTACGCGCTACGGAGGAGGAAGCGATGA